The Nocardia arthritidis genome has a window encoding:
- a CDS encoding metallophosphoesterase — MNADNGFGRRGFLAGAAAAAAGTSLVGLTPAHAVPVAADVTKFAFPAERTLRVLVTGDAGTGNRNQWAVANAMREHHARQPFSLALGLGDNIYESGPNGPDDPQFADKFENPNAGLDFPWLMVLGNHDNSSILPGDGGWLQRGNDEVAYHARSPRWWMPSRYYSVRIPQRQPVVEFFVLDVNPLAAYVPQVLSDYWAPDGQFMNEQRAWLDRALAESPATWKIACTHQPYLNNGPHGNAGHYEGLDIAPINGVHAQRFFEEHVLGRVNLLLSGHDHSLQVLEPTPACRGTRQIVSGAAAKTVAAEPKLNPNGTNPVLFENYHQLGFMVLDLAPDRVDLAVHTVDLASGAAAEAFARRLA; from the coding sequence ATGAACGCTGACAACGGATTCGGCCGCCGCGGCTTTCTGGCGGGTGCGGCCGCCGCCGCGGCTGGGACATCGCTGGTCGGGTTGACGCCCGCCCATGCGGTCCCGGTCGCGGCGGACGTCACCAAATTCGCCTTCCCCGCCGAGCGCACCCTGCGCGTGCTGGTGACCGGCGACGCGGGCACCGGCAACCGCAATCAGTGGGCGGTCGCCAACGCCATGCGGGAACACCACGCGCGGCAGCCGTTTTCGCTGGCGCTCGGGCTCGGTGACAATATCTACGAGAGCGGGCCCAACGGCCCGGACGACCCCCAGTTCGCCGATAAATTCGAAAACCCCAATGCCGGACTGGATTTCCCGTGGTTGATGGTGCTCGGCAACCACGACAACAGTTCGATTCTGCCCGGTGACGGCGGCTGGCTGCAGCGCGGCAACGACGAGGTGGCCTACCATGCGCGTTCGCCGCGCTGGTGGATGCCGAGCCGGTATTACTCGGTGCGGATCCCGCAGCGTCAGCCGGTCGTGGAATTCTTCGTGCTGGACGTGAATCCGCTCGCCGCCTATGTGCCGCAGGTACTTTCGGACTACTGGGCGCCCGACGGGCAGTTCATGAACGAACAGCGCGCCTGGCTCGACCGGGCCCTGGCCGAATCGCCCGCCACCTGGAAGATCGCCTGCACACATCAGCCGTATCTCAACAATGGGCCGCACGGCAACGCCGGACATTACGAGGGTCTCGATATCGCGCCGATCAACGGCGTGCACGCGCAGCGCTTCTTCGAGGAACACGTGCTCGGCCGGGTCAATCTGTTGCTGTCCGGTCACGATCACTCGCTGCAGGTGCTCGAACCGACACCGGCCTGCCGGGGGACGCGGCAGATCGTCTCCGGCGCGGCGGCCAAAACCGTTGCGGCCGAACCGAAGTTGAATCCCAATGGGACGAATCCCGTGCTGTTCGAGAACTACCACCAGCTCGGGTTCATGGTGCTGGACCTCGCACCGGACCGCGTCGACCTGGCGGTGCACACCGTGGACCTGGCGTCCGGCGCGGCGGCGGAAGCGTTCGCGCGGCGTCTCGCCTGA
- the phoA gene encoding alkaline phosphatase translates to MSVLTRPRLARACAITGAAALLVGALAACGSDTAKQATGELFGQAAPGKASETGGARRLTGDRSEALRAAINSSQAKNVILLIGDGMGDSEITVARNVAEGAGGFFKGIDALPLTGSYTHYALDKATGKPNYVTDSAASGTAWATGTKTYNGAIGVDIAGKPQTNLIEIAKANGKATGNVTTAEIQDATPAVLAAHVTDRKCYGPEETAAKCPTNAKEQGGLGSISEQLLDTRADVTLGGGAKSFDQKATAGQYKDKTLKEQATARGYQIVSDKAGLDGIAKADQDKPLLGLFAPGNMPVRLTGEKAVHNGINNPAQTCKANPERKDTQPELAAMTRKAIDLLKDRKDGFFLQVEGASIDKEDHNANPCGQVGETVDLDAAVQAALEFAKQDGNTLVVVTADHAHSSQIVPLDTKSPALTSKVVTKDGAEIAISYGNAEEGGSQEHTGTQLRVAAYGPRAANVVGLTDQTDMFFTITDALGLDRSKKAAPGK, encoded by the coding sequence ATGTCCGTACTTACCCGGCCCCGGCTCGCCAGGGCCTGCGCCATCACCGGCGCCGCCGCGCTGCTGGTCGGCGCGCTCGCGGCCTGCGGCTCCGATACCGCCAAACAGGCCACCGGCGAGCTGTTCGGCCAGGCCGCACCGGGCAAGGCCAGCGAGACCGGCGGCGCCCGCAGGCTCACCGGCGACCGCAGCGAGGCGCTGCGCGCCGCCATCAACTCGTCGCAGGCCAAGAACGTCATCCTGCTGATCGGCGATGGTATGGGCGATTCCGAGATCACCGTGGCCCGCAATGTCGCCGAGGGTGCGGGCGGATTCTTCAAGGGCATCGACGCGCTGCCGCTCACCGGCTCGTACACCCACTACGCGCTGGACAAAGCGACCGGCAAGCCCAATTACGTCACCGACTCCGCGGCCAGCGGCACCGCATGGGCCACCGGCACCAAGACCTACAACGGTGCCATCGGCGTCGATATCGCCGGTAAGCCGCAGACCAATCTGATCGAGATCGCCAAGGCCAACGGCAAGGCCACCGGCAATGTGACCACCGCGGAAATCCAGGACGCCACCCCGGCCGTGCTCGCCGCGCACGTCACCGACCGCAAGTGCTACGGGCCGGAGGAAACCGCCGCCAAATGCCCGACCAACGCCAAGGAGCAGGGCGGCCTCGGCTCCATCTCCGAGCAACTGCTCGACACCCGCGCCGATGTCACCCTCGGCGGCGGCGCGAAATCCTTCGACCAGAAGGCGACCGCGGGCCAGTACAAGGACAAGACGCTGAAGGAGCAGGCCACCGCGCGCGGCTACCAAATCGTCTCGGACAAGGCGGGACTCGACGGGATCGCCAAGGCCGATCAGGACAAGCCGCTGCTCGGGCTGTTCGCGCCGGGCAATATGCCGGTTCGCCTGACCGGTGAGAAGGCCGTGCACAACGGCATCAACAATCCGGCGCAAACCTGTAAGGCGAACCCGGAGCGCAAGGACACCCAGCCCGAGCTCGCGGCCATGACCCGCAAGGCGATCGACCTGCTGAAGGATCGCAAGGACGGCTTCTTCCTCCAGGTGGAGGGCGCCTCCATCGACAAAGAGGACCACAATGCCAACCCGTGCGGTCAGGTCGGTGAAACCGTCGACCTGGACGCCGCCGTGCAGGCCGCGCTGGAATTCGCCAAGCAGGACGGCAACACGCTGGTCGTGGTGACCGCCGACCATGCGCACAGCAGCCAGATCGTGCCGCTCGACACCAAGTCGCCCGCGCTCACCAGCAAGGTCGTCACCAAGGACGGCGCCGAGATCGCCATCTCCTACGGCAATGCCGAGGAGGGCGGTTCGCAGGAGCACACCGGAACTCAGCTGCGGGTCGCCGCCTACGGTCCGCGCGCCGCGAACGTCGTCGGCCTGACCGACCAGACCGATATGTTCTTCACCATCACCGACGCGCTCGGCTTGGACCGGAGCAAGAAGGCCGCGCCGGGCAAGTGA